One Triticum dicoccoides isolate Atlit2015 ecotype Zavitan chromosome 5B, WEW_v2.0, whole genome shotgun sequence genomic window carries:
- the LOC119311518 gene encoding Fanconi anemia group J protein homolog, translated as MGAAHDGDGDFAATPAPTPAPGRGGVYQVSGVPVEFPYKPYGTQLAFMGRVIATLDRGRRQGRSHALLESPTGTGKSLSLLCAALAWQRHYPLRAPPAPAAADPLLHGGGFVPDDTQQQQPTPGVPEKAAAAKKKNAPTIYYATRTHSQITQVVRELRKTSYRVRMAILASRKHYCVNKTACMSDSIDEECKRLLDDKVQGCREFKNAQKLSRHPSLQTGGSYEVHDIEDLLRVGRQVQGCPYFAAQTMAEAAQLVFCPYNYLISPIVRRAMDINIAGSIVILDEAHNIEDIARDSGSVDVDEESLNSLKEELAKLATDQAVGKIYQPLHDIIEGLSTWIAAQEGDPRDNEFDHPPSFWTGENAVKELQKAGITPAYFPILQECATKAVKAASDTESEGDHLTGRGAITLESLFSSLSHFFGRNGRHLYDYQLAIQRFAHREGTSAFGVRNVMSLWCLNPAVVFQDIADLTHSVILTSGTLSPMGSFASELGVQFDACMEAPHVIDADSQVFASVLSSGPTTHRLNASYKTADAYSFQDELGASIEEICRIVPGGALVFFPSYKLLDKLKVRWSQTGQWARLNAQKPVFVEPRGSSEELEPVLNGYYNAILGKVPLKKGRGGAKQIVKNRVRKNSSQESAKGGAAFLAVCRGKVSEGIDFSDDNARVVVIVGIPFPNINDVQVKLKKKYNDSYKSSKNLLSGSEWYCHQAFRALNQAAGRCIRHKFDYGGIILIDERYQEERNLLHISKWLKNSIKHYGSFQETMDKMEKFFQKAEEHIKIKRQEMSTKAKLGDDLLTSHGDKRKLHWPEPNFSKHSVLQSNQKGKLDDNLLASHGDKRKLPCPEPDFSKHSVLQSNQKVKNERGSLKVSNIDVVGVDHENYGRPCTSSEACQVSSKSSDFTKKKSYPVPGSLSTACQLPPSHKIHNNLEDESDIGGDHEVDINVIDLEICDSMSGHAKLTIFTPPVPTLVERTSAEDPVASPSIHSEVNTSAAMDNGEDQVIGVSASLSTANRNQSCVSTSAGTPERTANRGYHLHHESSMDRSVNSQYQKRRRFNIPVSCCTGTEHSNPSNPSSTSFCNTDCAVSMVPGDLKRTDGLCCESLKMSRCENFKLERSHKAAEFASNKSAGTRLDIRCTTCKTPLGLQKDGFLVSCSLASPSKLYLTCLLRHGLSTVGFVEDLMSSPPAVVNVLVCDASSLDQEILGKFCSEGSAHQSGVWSEKDGCVYKPVACPFCPRENSFATVLGAQVLAADASNLESLNKVLLFADRLDLKNEPSNEQVARDHTVASNPMGTDASKPMSPPPVIDLESFAYKPVKKEPVSLSTRRSKLRLPSTDRSTKPQLVHNVEDS; from the exons ATGGGCGCCGcccacgacggcgacggcgacttcGCCGCCACCCCGGCGCCCACGCCCGCGCCCGGCCGGGGCGGGGTGTACCAGGTGAGCGGCGTGCCGGTGGAGTTCCCCTACAAGCCGTACGGCACGCAGCTGGCCTTCATGGGCCGCGTCATCGCCACGCTCGACCGCGGCCGCCGCCAGGGCCGCTCCCACGCGCTCCTCGAGTCGCCCACCGGTACCGGCAAGTCGCTCTCCCTCCTCTGCGCCGCGCTCGCCTGGCAGCGCCACTACCCGCTTCGCGcgccccccgcccccgccgccgccgaccccctcctCCACGGCGGCGGCTTCGTCCCCGACGACACCCAGCAGCAGCAGCCCACTCCCG GCGTCccggagaaggcggcggcggccaagaagaagaacgcgcCGACCATCTACTATGCCAC GAGGACGCACTCGCAGATCACCCAGGTGGTCCGGGAGCTGCGCAAGACCTCGTACCGTGTGCGCATGGCCATCTTG GCCTCACGGAAGCACTATTGCGTCAACAAGACCGCGTGCATGTCTGACTCAATTGACGAGGAATG CAAGAGGCTCCTAGACGACAAAGTTCAAGGATGCCGAGAATTCAA GAATGCACAGAAACTGAGTCGTCATCCATCCCTTCAGACCGGTGGCTCCTATGAAGTTCATGATATTGAGGATCTTCTTAGGGTCGGAAGGCAAGTCCAAG GATGTCCATATTTTGCTGCGCAAACCATGGCAGAAGCAGCTCAACTGGTTTTCTGCCCATATAACTACCTAATTAGTCCAATTGTCAGGAGAGCAATGGACATTAATATCGCTGGCTCAATCGTTATTCTCGATGAAGCGCA CAACATAGAAGACATAGCACGTGATTCTGGAAgtgttgatgttgatgaagaatcACTTAACA GTCTCAAGGAAGAACTAGCAAAGTTAGCCACTGATCAGGCTGTTGGAAAGATATACCAACCCTTGCATGACATCATTGAG GGGCTTAGCACTTGGATTGCTGCTCAGGAGGGTGATCCACGAGATAACGAATTTGACCATCCTCCTTCATT TTGGACTGGTGAAAATGCTGTGAAGGAACTCCAGAAGGCCGGTATTACTCCTGCATACTTCCCAATATTGCAGGAATGTGCGACGAAG GCAGTTAAGGCTGCTTCGGATACTGAGTCAGAGGGAGACCACTTAACTGGTCGTGGTGCTATAACACTGGAGA GTCTATTCTCCTCACTGAGTCATTTTTTTGGTAGGAATGGGCGCCATTTGTATGATTACCAACTTGCTATCCAACGGTTTGCTCACAGAGAAG GTACTTCTGCCTTTGGAGTGAGAAATGTGATGAGTTTGTGGTGCCTCAATCCTGCTGTTGTTTTTCAAGACATTGCAGATCTAACTCATTCAGTAATATTGACATCTGG AACACTCTCTCCAATGGGCTCCTTTGCATCTGAACTCGGTGTACAGTTTGATGCTTGCATGGAAGCTCCTCACGTAATCGATgctgattctcag GTTTTTGCTAGTGTATTGTCATCTGGCCCAACAACACATCGGTTGAATGCCAGCTATAAAACTGCAGATGCGTATTCTTTCCAG GATGAACTTGGAGCTTCGATAGAAGAAATATGCAGAATAGTGCCTGGTGGTGCTCTAGTGTTTTTTCCTAGCTATAAGTTGTTGGACAAACTGAAAGTGCGCTGGTCTCAAACTGGTCAGTGGGCACGATTGAATGCTCAAAAGCCGGTGTTTGTTG AGCCTAGAGGGAGTAGTGAGGAACTCGAGCCTGTCCTAAATGGATATTATAATGCAATTCTTGGTAAGGTTCCTCTTAAGAAAGGCAGAGGTGGTGCAAAACAAATTGTGAAGAATCGAGTGAGAAAGAATTCATCACAGGAATCTGCTAAAGGAGGAGCTGCTTTTCTTGCAGTTTGCCGTGGGAAG GTATCTGAAGGAATTGACTTCTCCGATGACAATGCTAGGGTTGTT GTCATTGTTGGCATTCCGTTCCCAAATAT aaatgatgtccaAGTAAAGCTGAAAAAGAAATATAATGATTCCTACAAATCATCAAAGAATCTTTTGAGTGGGAGTGAATGGTACTGTCACCAAGCATTTCGTGCTCTGAATCAAGCTGCTG GTCGATGTATTCGGCATAAATTTGACTATGGAGGCATAATTTTGATTG ATGAGCGATATCAGGAAGAGAGAAACCTTCTACACATTTCAAAATGGCTTAAAAACTCAATTAAGCATTATGGTAGCTTCCAGGAGACAATGGATAAGATGGAGAAGTTTTTTCAGAAGGCTGAG GAACATATTAAGATCAAACGTCAAGAAATGTCCACTAAGGCTAAGTTGGGTGACGATCTACTTACATCACACGGTGATAAAAGAAAGTTGCATTGGCCAGAACCAAATTTCTCAAAACACTCTGTACTGCAAAGTAATCAGAAGGGTAAGTTGGATGACAATCTACTTGCATCACACGGTGATAAAAGAAAGCTGCCTTGTCCAGAACCAGATTTCTCAAAGCACTCAGTACTGCAAAGTAATCAGAAGGTAAAGAACGAACGTGGCAGTCTGAAGGTTTCAAACATAGATGTTGTGGGAGTAGACCATGAAAATTATGGCAGGCCTTGCACATCATCCGAAGCATGCCAGgtctcttcaaaatcttctgacttCACAAAGAAAAAAAGCTACCCCGTACCAGGAAGTCTTTCAACAGCATGCCAACTCCCTCCATCGCATAAAATTCATAATAATTTGGAAGACGAATCAGACATTGGGGGAGATCATGAAGTCGATATAAATGTTATCGACTTGGAAATCTGTGATTCTATGTCTGG GCATGCAAAGTTAACAATCTTCACTCCACCAGTGCCTACTCTTGTGGAAAGAACTTCTGCTGAGGATCCAGTTGCTAGCCCCAGCATTCATTCTGAGGTAAATACATCCGCAGCGATGGACAATGGTGAAGATCAGGTCATAGGCGTGTCTGCTTCGCTCTCAACAGCTAACAGAAACCAATCTTGCGTATCAACATCAGCGGGTACTCCTGAAAGAACAGCCAATAGAGGTTATCATTTGCATCATGAATCTTCAATGGACAGAAGCGTAAATTCTCAGTACCAGAAAAGGAGAAGGTTTAATATACCAGTGAGCTGTTGTACTGGCACAGAGCATTCTAATCCTTCTAATCCTTCAAGCACATCTTTCTGCAATACTGATTGTGCTGTTAGCATGGTGCCCGGAGATCTGAAGAGAACTGATGGTCTGTGTTGTGAAAGTCTGAAAATGTCTAGGTGTGAAAATTTCAAGCTTGAAAGAAGTCACAAGGCGGCAGAGTTTGCATCAAATAAATCTGCAGGAACAAGGCTTGATATTCGTTGCACCACATGCAAAACGCCACTTGGATTACAGAAGGATGGCTTTCTTGTTTCATGTTCATTGGCATCGCCCTCAAAATTGTACTTGACATGTCTTTTAAGACATGGGCTATCAACTGTTGGCTTCGTAGAAGATCTTATGTCATCGCCACCAGCTGTGGTAAATGTTCTTGTATGTGATGCTTCTTCACTCGATCAAGAGATCCTTGGCAAATTCTGCAGCGAAGGCTCTGCTCATCAGTCTGGTGTTTGGTCTGAGAAGGATGGATGTGTATACAAGCCAGTAGCATGTCCTTTCTGCCCACGTGAAAATTCTTTTGCCACGGTGCTCGGAGCGCAAGTTCTTGCAGCTGATGCTTCAAATCTAGAATCATTGAACAAG GTGCTCCTGTTTGCTGATCGTTTGGATCTCAAGAATGAACCATCAAATGAACAG GTTGCAAGAGATCATACAGTTGCTAGTAATCCCATGGGGACAGATGCTAGTAAACCCATGTCACCCCCACCGGTGATCGATCTTGAGAGTTTTGCTTATAAACCAGTGAAGAAGGAACCTGTGTCACTAAGCACAAGGAGGTCCAAG CTTAGGTTACCTAGCACGGACAGATCCACAAAACCACAACTGGTGCATAACGTGGAGGACTCATAG